The following coding sequences are from one Acipenser ruthenus chromosome 7, fAciRut3.2 maternal haplotype, whole genome shotgun sequence window:
- the si:ch211-106e7.2 gene encoding uncharacterized protein si:ch211-106e7.2 isoform X3 — protein sequence MHRPVVWYPYNQKAAAYEPSQNCPTRHTLTQHNFIPASNPLDGGTNNFSGLPGAFLQNPNKNWQTSNNVQVNSNFQFGSTASESSIQNTNRPPIASERGPTSDSLSARQAFAKHSSKFNASTKPVHSESTSHYPNGLYYMTVPVTASNKNITGGNSGPLTSSHVGQQNYFSNNISSLVNYNANNPPTLPATSGNPINTNRNSMSGLPSSQMGQLSYFSTQQSSGSNRNVSPNVTITSNSRITNVIYSPVVSSAQVGQYSYFTNSYQGHRHGNDTQNIPGTPSNWGVVVSPAQVGQHCYASQQSSLAPEYHNRNGHQAKHDTIRNEKIAAVSTQMEHDHYTNRLSPQGPVNCSPDNIQKITVGNAAPDLSSVPVGQQMYYSNQQSSLMPVNYNQTFAQNISTVSNPDTPGSSAPVMTSSQMEQQSCYANQQATLSPVNQNVNGAHCIPMTSKNPITTENSAVVVASYQVGQQNYYTNLQALLGPVKHNLTVAHSIPVTSKNSVTTENSAAVTTSFQVKQQNYYSNQQAKLGPVKHNLNGAQNMAMTQKYPVTTTNSSHLGQHAYLVNQQSSLGPVNHNGNGVENNPGTARNEMTSQIGNLDYSNQKSLQGPESCNTNGPLETNLTATDLVQQHKRSSVSSVHQNSQQSAADAKSKEKHLPPPYPKAQEEAFLVTVKKNSGGVGFVAKNVIYIGRNHSAGSTPPQTCSTQHMADGSQTLQPTPQNVSPGISTKAGNIKQTGPLINKKDIERFTAQHSSAILKRIESILSKENLRKSASQQPPVDAQENNLSLQTNRETSVGESITNTTVATYTRPAEQVDLSLRSQLQNDVMEAIHSIFTQQTDCQTEKPSTAEANGSNNMTTALVQENSEHVNVQQAKIASLVSNQEDANVGNASPPAEDKQLKQSLIAKLLLGSCLPRTSEPQVAIVPPISQQCTDTVYKPESEKTDNDLPFKITNVCSLAEANFDLKPKANFKTNISVTASKDQEEPASSFTVAYSNTEPLENIMEEMSEDVKVQSNGNKCVVSETIPGPDEDLEVPICTISQVVSFSQYQNITADNPVSTTEDLEAPISIISQVVSDAQSPNSSSDSVLVSVTKGQSAPADKISDNVPVSATKKNNKPSDTRDVEIPSSLSSLESNAKIDAFDLSTVPVNSWSLKQLRVLIETLCKSEDPLQSQMCVVESIVNLYWGGESKAFYKDFKNANNTMVSMCTFWHFSNTSQQEEHEANCSTLGTDASEHLFYEVKPEWFEKIADQCRVMEPGASESVDLVYKSSWLNLNEHLDDIDKECGNILSLNLRDCIGEEVKPQKTDAEPDLHANENESVNSEEQEDPLDLYSTQENIETSSVIDDIDTAKPQKTDAEPDLHADKGQNVSINSEEQENPLDLPSTQENNGTSSTVIDLTDSVIDLSDPVDPIFNAQIKVLEPQDAKTFFNEVCKTSGNPGEVVSTTTALKTMTYETTSDETYCCLSCWIGKINGCESKCTRREKVQLNRTPKNKEIVYINLELKDKSPKRPVENVQIQSSSEDSSPEKGTPKDLTVNLPGSTPDLREESMNPSNSGAVKNTNEKCEGLVSSEAGNSTDDSTDYNNENPLKHSKTGSQSLHKSLTQLQLSFKKKRPAANDLSENSCAVKRLKHYDADQEASKSSKMSKEHDGNSKRYMKLEVTPVKTTGGLQYRFDVSEQQKCEPSHERKRRREENLKCRKSKSAKMEHGHSLDVKADNSKDYVVSKTNKAEQAVTTNDSTVNLVLFGSKNKEGFEQPSRSSQGAVLGPKIPRPFSNRMRPPKVISLKLPLKRIADEKKTAKYVENGSGYKEHSKKRRKKRHHEIKHDSENLDGKYKWKPGSSGHHRVKKDGHFDRSLAHSRIPSLQRREAQKQ from the exons ATGCACAGGCCTGTCGTGTGGTATCCCTATAACCAAAAGGCAGCCGCCTATGAACCGTCTCAGAACTGTCCCACCAGGCACACCTTGACTCAACATAACTTCATACCTGCTTCAAATCCACTTGATGGCGGAACGAACAACTTTTCCGGGTTACCAGGAGCATTTCTTCAGAACCCCAACAAAAATTGGCAAACATCAAACAATGTTCAGGTTAATAGTAACTTTCAGTTTGGGAGTACAGCTTCAGAGTCTTCTATTCAAAACACAAACAGACCACCCATTGCCAGTGAAAGAGGGCCAACAAGTGACTCATTGTCTGCACGCCAGGCTTTTGCAAAACACAGTTCTAAGTTCAATGCTTCTACCAAACCAGTACATTCTGAGAGCACTTCACATTACCCAAATGGGTTGTATTACATGACCGTTCCAGTGACTGCAAGTAATAAGAATATTACAGGTGGAAACTCTGGACCCTTGACGTCTTCCCATGTGGGACAGCAAAATTACTTTTCAAACAATATTTCATCACTAGTAAACTACAATGCAAATAATCCTCCGACTCTTCCAGCTACATCAGGCAATCCTATTAATACGAATAGAAATTCCATGTCCGGATTGCCATCTTCCCAGATGGGACAACTCAGTTACTTCTCAACCCAGCAATCTTCTGGAAGCAATAGAAATGTTTCTCCGAATGTCACAATAACATCAAACAGTCGGATTACAAATGTAATTTATTCTCCAGTCGTGTCATCTGCCCAGGTCGGACAGTATAGTTACTTTACCAACAGTTATCAGGGACACCGTCATGGAAACGATACTCAGAATATCCCAGGGACGCCAAGCAATTGGGGAGTAGTTGTAAGCCCCGCCCAGGTGGGACAACATTGCTATGCAAGCCAGCAATCTTCTCTGGCACCAGAATACCACAATAGAAATGGTCATCAGGCAAAACATGATACTATAAGGAATGAAAAAATAGCTGCAGTGTCCACCCAGATGGAGCATGATCACTATACAAACAGGTTATCCCCACAAGGCCCAGTGAACTGCAGTCCTGACAATATTCAGAAAATTACAGTTGGAAACGCAGCTCCAGATTTGAGTTCCGTCCCGGTGGGACaacaaatgtattattcaaaCCAGCAATCTTCACTCATGCCTGTGAACTACAATCAAACTTTTGCTCAGAATATCTCAACAGTCAGTAATCCAGATACACCTGGAAGTTCTGCTCCAGTGATGACGTCTTCCCAGATGGAACAACAAAGTTGTTATGCAAACCAGCAAGCCACGCTCAGTCCTGTAAACCAGAATGTAAATGGTGCTCACTGTATCCCAATGACTTCTAAAAATCCAATTACAACAGAAAACTCTGCTGTGGTTGTGGCGTCTTACCAGGTTGGACAACAAAATTATTATACAAACCTTCAAGCCTTGCTTGGTCCTGTAAAACACAATTTAACTGTTGCTCACAGTATCCCAGTGACTTCTAAAAATTCTGTTACAACAGAAAACTCTGCTGCAGTTACAACGTCTTTCCAGGTTAAACAACAAAATTATTATTCAAACCAACAAGCCAAGCTTGGTCCtgtaaaacacaatttaaatggTGCTCAGAATATGGCAATGACACAAAAATATCCTGTCACAACTACAAACTCCAGCCATTTGGGACAGCATGCCTACCTTGTAAACCAGCAGTCATCTCTAGGACCAGTAAACCACAATGGGAATGGTGTTGAAAATAATCCGGGGACAGCAAGAAATGAAATGACTTCCCAAATAGGTAACCTTGATTATTCAAACCAAAAATCTTTACAAGGCCCAGAAAGCTGCAATACCAATGGACCTCTGGAAACTAACCTTACAGCGACAGATCTTGTGCAGCAGCATAAACGATCTAGTGTTTCATCAGTGCATCAAAACAGTCAACAATCTGCTGCTGATGCCAAATCCAAAGAAAAACATTTACCTCCTCCATACCCAAAAGCACAAGAAGAAGCCTTCTTGGTTACGGTGAAAAAGAATTCTGGGGGAGTAGGATTTGTTGCTAAAAATGTGATCTATATTGGCAGAAATCATTCTGCTGGGAGCACACCACCACAAACTTGCTCTACACAGCACATGGCTGACGGAAGTCAAACATTGCAACCAACTCCCCAGAATGTGTCTCCAGGTATCTCTACAAAAGCtggaaacattaaacaaactggaCCGCTCATTAACAAAAAAGACATAGAGCGATTTACAGCTCAGCATTCCTCGGCAATTCTTAAGAGAATAGAGTCTATTTTATCTAAAGAGAATCTGCGTAAATCTGCCAGCCAGCAACCGCCTGTAGATGCCCAGGAGAATAACCTTTCTCTGCAAACTAATAGAGAGACTTCTGTAGGGGAGTCGATAACAAATACTACAGTGGCCACTTATACCCGTCCAGCCGAACAAGTTGATCTATCTTTGAGGAGTCAACTACAAAATGACGTGATGGAGGCCATCCACAGCATTTTTACACAACAAACTGACTGTCAAACAGAAAAGCCATCCACTGCAGAGGCAAACGGTTCCAATAACATGACAACTGCATTGGTTCAGGAGAACAGTGAGCATGTGAATGTACAGCAAGCCAAAATTGCATCTTTGGTAAGCAACCAAGAGGATGCAAATGTAGGGAATGCATCACCCCCTGCTGAAGACAAGCAATTAAAACAAAGTTTGATTGCTAAGCTCTTACTAGGCTCGTGCTTGCCGAGAACAAGTGAGCCACAAGTTGCGATTGTTCCTCCAATATCGCAGCAATGCACAGATACTGTGTACAAACCAGAATCCGAGAAAACAGATAATGATTTACCATTTAAAATCACAAATGTCTGTTCCCTGGCAGAAGCAaactttgatttgaaaccaaAAGCTAATTTCAAGACAAATATTTCAGTAACTGCCTCAAAAGATCAAGAAGAGCCTGCATCATCCTTTACAGTAGCTTACTCTAATACTGAACCTTTAGAaaatataatggaggaaatgtCTGAAGATGTAAAAGTTCAGTCGAATGGCAACAAATGTGTGGTTTCTGAAACTATTCCAGGGCCTGATGAAGATCTGGAGGTACCAATATGCACCATTTCACAAGTTGTCTCCTTTTCACAATATCAAAATATAACTGCAGACAATCCTGTATCTACAACCGAGGATTTAGAAGCTCCAATTAGCATAATTTCACAAGTTGTCTCAGACGCCCAATCTCCCAATTCATCTTCTGACAGCGTTCTTGTATCTGTAACAAAAGGTCAATCAGCACCAGCTGACAAAATTTCAGATAATGTTCCAGTAtctgctacaaaaaaaaacaataaaccaaGTGACACTAGGGATGTTGAAATCCCTTCAAGCCTTTCCTCCTTGGAATCTAATGCAAAAATCGATGCTTTTGATTTGTCTACTGTACCAGTAAATTCATGGTCTCTCAAACAGTTAAGAGTTTTAATTGAAACTTTATGCAAATCTGAAGATCCTCTTCAATCACAGATGTGTGTCGTGGAAAGTATAGTAAATCTGTACTGGGGTGGAGAAAGTAAAGCCTTTTATAAAGACTTCAAAAATGCAAACAATACTATGGTTTCCATGTGTACATTTTGGCATTTTTCCAATACCAGCCAGCAAGAGGAGCATGAAGCCAACTGTTCAACTCTAGGAACAGATGCATCAGAACATTTGTTTTATGAAGTAAAGCCAGAGTGGTTCGAGAAAATAGCGGATCAATGTCGGGTTATGGAACCTGGGGCTTCTGAATCAGTTGATCTGGTTTATAAGTCATCTTGGTTAAATCTTAATGAGCACCTTGATGATATAGACAAAGAATGTGGAAACATATTGTCCCTGAACTTAAGAGACTGTATTGGTGAAGAAGTGAAACCTCAGAAGACGGATGCAGAACCAGACCTTCATGCAAATGAGAACGAGTCGGTTAATAGTGAAGAACAGGAGGACCCTTTAGATCTGTATTCAACACAGGAAAATATTGAAACATCTTCTGTAATTGATGACATTGACACTGCAAAACCTCAAAAGACAGATGCAGAGCCAGACCTTCATGCAGACAAGGGTCAAAATGTGTCAATTAACAGCGAGGAACAGGAGAATCCTCTAGATCTGCCTTCCACACAGGAAAATAATGGAACATCTTCTACTGTAATTGATCTCACAGACTCTGTAATTGATCTCTCTGACCCTGTTGACCCAATATTTAATGCACAGATAAAAGTATTGGAACCTCAGGATGCAAAGACATTTTTTAATGAAGTCTGCAAAACAAGTGGCAATCCAGGGGAGGTGGTTAGTACCACTACTGCATTAAAAACGATGACATATGAAACTACCTCTGATGAAACTTACTGCTGTCTTTCCTGCTGGATAGGTAAAATTAATGGCTGTGAGTCCAAATGCACACGCAGAGAAAAGGTTCAATTAAACCGGACTCCCAAAAATAAAGAGATTGTCTACATAAACCTGGAACTAAAAGATAAATCCCCCAAACGACCTGTAGAAAATGTTCAAATTCAATCTTCATCTGAAGATTCCTCTCCAGAAAAAGGAACCCCAAAAGATTTGACAGTCAATCTGCCTGGCTCCACACCAGATTTAAGAGAGGAGTCCATGAATCCCAGTAATTCAGGTGCTGTGaagaatacaaatgaaaaatgcGAGGGATTGGTTTCTTCAGAAGCGGGCAATTCTACAGATGATTCCACAGATTACAACAATGAAAACCCCTTAAAGCATTCAAAGACAGGAAGCCAGAGTCTTCACAAAAGTCTAACTCAGTTGCAGCTCTCGTTTAAGAAAAAGAGACCTGCTGCCAATGACTTGAGTGAGAACAGCTGTGCAGTGAAGAGACTAAAGCATTATGATGCCGATCAAGAGGCCAGTAAGTCTTCTAAAATGAGTAAGGAGCATGACGGAAACAGTAAGCGTTACATGAAGTTAGAAGTGACTCCAGTGAAAACTACAGGGGGGCTTCAATACAGgtttgatgtttctgaacaaCAGAAATGTGAACCAAGTCATGAAAGAAAACGTAGGAGAGAAGAAAATCTGAAATGTAGAAAATCAAAGAGTGCTAAAATGGAACACGGACACAGTCTAGATGTAAAAGCTGATAATTCCAAAGACTACGTGGTATCCAAGACAAATAAAGCTGAACAAGCTGTGACTACAAACGACAGTACAGTGAACCTGGTGTTGTTTGGTTCAAAAAACAAAGAAGGGTTTGAACAGCCAAGTAGGTCCTCTCAAGGTGCAGTTTTGGGTCCTAAAATTCCAAGACCCTTTAGTAACCGAATGCGACCCCCTAAAGTGATCAGTTTAAAACTTCCTTTGAAAAGGAtagcagatgaaaaaaaaactgctaaataTGTTGAGAATGGAAGTGGCTACAAGGAGCATTCAAAAAAGAGAAGGAAGAAAAGGCACCATGAAATTAAGCATGATTCTGAAAACCTGGATGGAAAATATAAATGGAAACCAGGCAGTTCTGGGCACCACAGAGTGAAAAAAGATGGTCATTTTGATAGGTCCTTGGCTCATTCCAGAATCCCTTCCCTTCAG AGACGGGAAGCTCAAAAGCAATAA